A window of Drosophila subobscura isolate 14011-0131.10 chromosome E, UCBerk_Dsub_1.0, whole genome shotgun sequence contains these coding sequences:
- the LOC117892584 gene encoding cell wall integrity and stress response component 4: protein MKLLCSVLILASVLAAQAMPSAVQPQVQSALDQYLVHARDFDATPISADVTTQCFNLYLPMLNEVAATFSSSYRSCVTTASAEAANLTAEAAKQQTIYKQEVTSLCSAFTTCDSDNDTSTFFSCYATAATSDVSVIYDIATNAATSASSLSEGLKAIQDTEYQCTNTTESNYVRDTAATYDLLDSCLKYGVPTVSTAAPVPSTNSPLASSSGAPTTAVSTVAPTSNVPDSSSAAAPVSTAAPGTPAAVTTPAAAA, encoded by the exons ATGAAGCTTCTCTGCAGTGTGCTAATCCTCGCCAGCGTGCTGGCCGCTCAA GCCATGCCGAGCGCCGTGCAGCCGCAAGTGCAGAGCGCCCTGGACCAGTACCTGGTGCACGCACGGGACTTTGATGCCACCCCCATCTCAGCGGATGTGACCACGCAGTGCTTCAACCTCTATCTGCCGATGCTGAACGAGGTGGCCGCCACCTTCTCCAGCTCGTACCGCTCCTGTGTGACCACCGCCAGCGCCGAGGCTGCCAATCTGACCGCTGAGGCTGCCAAGCAGCAGACGATCTACAAGCAGGAGGTCACCTCCCTCTGCAGCGCCTTCACCACctgcgacagcgacaatgACACCAGCACCTTCTTCAGCTGCTACGCCACAGCG GCCACCAGCGATGTCTCCGTCATCTATGACATTGCCACCAATGCCGCCACCTCGGCCAGCAGCCTCAGCGAGGGCTTGAAGGCCATCCAGGACACGGAGTACCAGTGCACCAACACCACCGAGAGCAACTATGTCCGCGACACGGCTGCCACATACGATCTGCTCGACAGTTGCCTCAAGTACGGCGTGCCGACGGTGTCCACTGCCGCGCCCGTCCCCTCTACCAACAGCCCCCTGGCTAGCTCGAGCGGGGCTCCTACCACTGCTGTCAGCACTGTGGCTCCAACATCGAACGTtccggacagcagcagcgccgccgCACCAGTGAGCACCGCTGCCCCCGGCACCCCAGCCGCTGTGACGACTCCCGCTGCCGCGGCCTAG
- the LOC117892587 gene encoding uncharacterized protein LOC117892587 → MEIATNIITLLLLVPGMCLGSHVDEQPRTVETLLSYLETNESTTKECFARYLPQLENEGATWSKSYSSCLEIATTERQSVVTNVAAAQNQIREAAMAIGAFIDDCLGIVDALDFFNCFAKMSKQQLATVYTISYNASEDALSLSQQLGTIEVQHYLCTNRTEHTYVEGTDRVFRDLDQCLQQNEEH, encoded by the exons ATGGAAATTGCTACCAATATTatcacgctgctgctgctggtgccagGGATGTGCCTGGGG TCCCATGTGGATGAGCAGCCAAGGACGGTGGAGACGCTGCTCTCCTACCTGGAAACGAATGAATCCACAACCAAGGAATGCTTTGCCCGCTACTTGCCGCAGTTGGAGAACGAGGGGGCCACCTGGTCGAAGAGTTACAGCAGCTGCCTGGAGATAGCCACCACCGAGCGCCAGTCTGTGGTCACGAATGTTGCCGCGGCACAGAATCAAATACGGGAAGCGGCCATGGCCATTGGTGCATTTATCGACGACTGTCTGGGCATTGTCGATGCCTTGGactttttcaattgctttgCCAAAATG TCCAAGCAGCAGTTGGCCACCGTGTACACCATTTCGTACAACGCCTCGGAGGATGCACTCAGCCTGAGCCAGCAGCTGGGCACCATCGAGGTGCAGCACTATCTCTGCACGAACCGCACCGAGCACACCTATGTGGAGGGCACGGACCGAGTCTTTCGAGACCTCGACCAGTGCCTGCAGCAAAATGAGGAACATTAA
- the LOC117892588 gene encoding uncharacterized protein LOC117892588 translates to MKGQHQQRSSTTAQPGTLPVVVVVVAVAIAGLCVLSGLNAAPLDVQCNCGNGGTQHSADGLQTQTQTGPGCQTQTSGNGTQSQSQSGTGSGNSTQSQTQCSGSDCAPFTPFPPLFTMKPMEPLTWKPLEWRSMQPIAPLNGQ, encoded by the exons ATGAAAGGCCAACACCAGCAACGTAGTTCCACCACCGCTCAGCCTGGGACGCTGCcagttgtcgtcgtcgtggttGCCGTGGCCATTGCCGGGCTGTGCGTGCTGTCAGGACTGAAT GCAGCGCCTCTCGACGTGCAATGCAATTGTGGGAACGGCGGAACGCAGCACTCGGCCGACGGCCttcagacccagacccagaccggTCCCGGCTGCCAGACGCAAACCTCCGGGAATGgcacacagagccagagccagagtggCACTGGTAGTGGCAATTCTACCCAGTCGCAGACCCAATGCTCTGGCTCCGACTGTGCACCGTTCACGCCCTTCCCGCCGCTCTTCACCATGAAGCCAATGGAGCCCCTCACGTGGAAGCCGTTGGAATGGAGGTCAATGCAGCCCATTGCCCCGCTGAATGGACAGtag